A region from the Nonlabens sp. YIK11 genome encodes:
- a CDS encoding enoyl-CoA hydratase/isomerase family protein has protein sequence MTKPYVKTTTENSITTIEFFHPAHNSLPGDVLAQLAQAITDAGKDEATKVIILKSGGERTFCAGASFKELIAIDDEKTGEIFFSGFANVINAMRKCPKFIIGRVQGKTVGGGVGVASATDYCFATKFAAIKLSELNIGIGPFVVGPAVERKLGLTCMSQIAINANEFYSPEWAQQNGLFAEVYESTEEMDVAVHKFAENLCTYNPEAMKHMKLMFWSGCENWDELLAQRAKISGKLVLSEFTKETLKRFK, from the coding sequence ATGACAAAACCATACGTAAAAACAACAACTGAAAACTCAATAACCACCATTGAATTCTTTCATCCGGCGCACAACTCCCTGCCAGGTGATGTTCTGGCACAACTCGCACAAGCAATTACTGATGCAGGAAAAGATGAAGCGACTAAAGTGATCATCCTCAAATCTGGTGGTGAGCGTACCTTTTGTGCCGGTGCCAGCTTTAAGGAATTGATCGCGATTGATGATGAGAAAACGGGCGAGATCTTCTTCAGTGGATTTGCAAATGTGATCAATGCCATGCGCAAATGTCCTAAATTCATTATAGGTCGCGTGCAGGGCAAAACCGTTGGTGGTGGCGTTGGAGTTGCTAGTGCGACCGATTATTGTTTCGCGACCAAATTTGCAGCGATCAAACTTAGCGAGTTGAACATAGGTATCGGACCATTTGTGGTAGGTCCAGCCGTAGAGCGCAAATTAGGTTTAACCTGCATGAGCCAGATTGCGATAAATGCCAACGAGTTCTATTCACCAGAATGGGCACAACAAAACGGCTTATTTGCTGAGGTTTACGAATCGACAGAAGAAATGGACGTAGCGGTTCATAAATTTGCAGAAAATCTGTGCACCTATAATCCTGAAGCCATGAAACACATGAAACTAATGTTTTGGTCGGGTTGTGAAAACTGGGATGAATTACTTGCTCAAAGAGCAAAAATTTCCGGAAAACTTGTGTTGAGTGAATTTACCAAGGAAACGCTCAAGCGGTTCAAATAA
- a CDS encoding GIY-YIG nuclease family protein, whose amino-acid sequence MSEVKTYYVYIMSSKNNRILYVGATGDIVRRTFEHTSKKYKTSFSAKYNVDWLVYYEEIIGTWKDTFTREKQIKKWNRAWKMRLIQEKNEDWLDLSSDWDFSNYKD is encoded by the coding sequence ATGTCTGAAGTGAAAACCTACTATGTTTACATCATGTCCAGTAAAAATAATAGGATTCTGTACGTAGGTGCGACTGGTGATATTGTAAGAAGAACATTTGAACATACATCCAAAAAATATAAAACATCCTTCTCAGCAAAGTACAATGTGGATTGGTTAGTTTATTATGAAGAAATTATTGGAACATGGAAGGATACTTTTACTCGAGAGAAACAGATCAAGAAATGGAACCGTGCATGGAAAATGCGCTTGATACAAGAAAAAAATGAAGACTGGTTGGATTTAAGTAGCGACTGGGATTTTAGTAATTATAAAGATTAA
- a CDS encoding four helix bundle protein, which yields MESNYRFAFEELRVYQKAMDLGELVDNLTSKFPSRELYALSSQYRRASDSIALNLAEGYPGSDAQFVKHINYALYSSNECISANEKALRRGYISFSESENVRSDITDIQKMLTSLRDKIRQRINK from the coding sequence ATGGAAAGTAATTACCGTTTTGCATTCGAAGAACTGAGAGTCTATCAAAAGGCGATGGATTTGGGTGAGCTTGTGGATAATTTGACAAGTAAGTTCCCTTCACGTGAACTTTACGCGTTAAGCTCTCAATATCGACGAGCTTCTGATTCCATCGCTCTGAATCTGGCCGAAGGTTATCCAGGTAGTGATGCTCAATTTGTAAAACATATTAATTATGCTTTGTACAGTTCTAACGAGTGTATTTCGGCGAACGAAAAGGCTTTGCGTAGAGGTTATATCAGCTTCAGTGAAAGTGAAAATGTTAGATCGGACATCACCGATATTCAAAAAATGCTGACAAGTTTGAGGGATAAAATCCGTCAAAGAATCAATAAATAA
- a CDS encoding acetyl-CoA C-acyltransferase, which yields MKNTYIIDGIRTPVGNYKGTLSAVRADDLAAHVIKTIVEKHPEIPQDAYADVIMGCANQAGEDNRNVARMAGLLAGLPFSVPGETVNRLCSSGLSSIVHAHRAIQTGDGDVFISGGVENMTRGPLVIAKPSTGFGTDAKMYDSSFGWRFVNQKMADMYGVDGMGNTAENLVEKFNISREDQDAFAAWSQQKAAAAQESGRLAKEIVPVEIPQRKKDPIIFKDDEFIRAGTTKEILSKLRPAFKKDGGSVTAGNSSGLNDGAAATIVASEDAVKKYGLQSMARILSSAVVGVEPRIMGIGPVEASNRALEKAGLTMADMDVIELNEAFASQALACIREWGLQDNDPRINPNGGSIAIGHPLGMTGTRLAYTAALELSLSRKRYALITMCIGVGQGYAMVIENVS from the coding sequence ATGAAAAACACCTACATCATAGACGGCATAAGAACGCCTGTCGGAAATTATAAAGGAACCTTAAGCGCCGTACGTGCAGACGATCTGGCGGCACACGTGATCAAAACCATCGTTGAAAAACATCCAGAAATTCCACAAGACGCCTATGCCGATGTGATTATGGGTTGTGCCAATCAAGCTGGAGAGGACAACCGCAACGTGGCGCGCATGGCAGGATTGCTCGCAGGATTGCCATTTTCCGTGCCTGGTGAAACGGTGAATCGTTTATGTAGTTCTGGATTGAGTTCTATAGTGCATGCACACCGTGCGATACAAACTGGCGATGGCGATGTATTCATATCTGGTGGTGTGGAAAATATGACTCGTGGGCCACTCGTGATCGCAAAGCCCAGCACCGGTTTTGGAACAGATGCCAAGATGTATGATTCGAGTTTTGGCTGGAGGTTTGTCAATCAGAAAATGGCCGATATGTACGGCGTGGACGGCATGGGAAACACTGCTGAAAACCTGGTGGAGAAATTCAATATTTCGCGTGAAGATCAAGATGCTTTTGCAGCATGGTCGCAACAAAAAGCAGCCGCGGCACAAGAGTCTGGTAGATTGGCCAAAGAAATTGTACCGGTCGAAATACCGCAACGCAAAAAAGACCCGATCATCTTCAAAGATGATGAGTTCATTCGTGCAGGAACCACCAAAGAAATTTTATCAAAATTACGTCCAGCTTTTAAAAAAGATGGCGGATCAGTCACCGCAGGAAATTCCAGCGGTTTGAACGATGGCGCCGCAGCAACGATCGTTGCCAGTGAAGACGCTGTCAAAAAATATGGACTCCAGTCTATGGCGAGAATTCTAAGCAGCGCCGTAGTAGGCGTGGAGCCCAGAATCATGGGAATAGGTCCTGTTGAGGCCAGTAATCGCGCATTGGAAAAGGCAGGACTCACCATGGCAGATATGGATGTGATCGAGCTCAATGAGGCGTTTGCGTCACAAGCTTTGGCTTGTATAAGAGAATGGGGACTTCAAGATAACGATCCTAGAATCAATCCCAACGGTGGTTCCATAGCTATAGGGCATCCATTGGGAATGACGGGAACGCGTCTTGCTTACACGGCAGCGTTGGAGTTATCGCTTTCGCGAAAGCGATATGCCCTTATCACCATGTGCATAGGTGTAGGTCAAGGATATGCGATGGTGATTGAAAATGTGAGTTAG
- the paaZ gene encoding phenylacetic acid degradation bifunctional protein PaaZ translates to MILKSYINGQWQAGKQDGNERFMWDAITGEQIGATSTANLDIAGVLQYGRDHGKVLRDMTFQQRGNMIKKLALYLEKRKAKFYEISYRTGATRADSWVDIEGGFGNLFANASLRKLFPDQSYAVEGDPIDLSRGGRFMAHHILVPRKGVAVHINAFNFPVWGMLEKCAVNWMAGMPAVVLPAPQTAFLTEAVVREIIASGILPEGALQLLSGLTTSVLDTVNSTDVVTFTGSAATGRKLKSHPRLLEESVPFTMEADSLNSSVLGPDAVPGTAEFDIFIKEVRKEMTSKAGQKCTAIRRIMVPENLMEDVQIALGKQLSQTVIGDPLLRETRMGAMINNNQRDTLKEQIQKISKTAEIVYGNLDEVEILGDRAQKGAFISPILMREDQPFKNNAVHEVECFGPVSTLMPYKNLDEAIELAHMGKGSLVSSVVTGDDAFAKVYTINAASSHGRILTLNKESAPQSTGHGSPLPLLVHGGPGRAGGGEEMGGLRGIKHYMQRCAVQGSPTSLTEITGIYQPNGAYKEAEKHPFAYHYEDIKPGMSLETHKRTITNTDIQNFANLTWDHFYAHTDITSLEGSIFKKRTAHGYFIISAAAGLFVYPNKGPVSANYGLEDIRFLRPLYHNDTIYVRLTCKEKRERDVSGREHPSGIVKWYVEVFDAEPVDYENGKTDEEAESLVAIATILTMVEKKQDIFKEITEKYIKSAFAKLNSDTKPQWGSMTPQHMVEHLEMSYRIASGEKQDFDITTPDEHLEKVAATLWNYDKMPQNHKMPLMKQDGTLEDLQHENLETAKAKMLEARKEYLDYFKKNPKATTKNAVFGELSKYEWTLLERKHLNHHFEQFNISA, encoded by the coding sequence ATGATCCTAAAAAGTTACATCAACGGTCAATGGCAAGCTGGAAAGCAGGACGGTAACGAGCGCTTCATGTGGGATGCGATTACCGGTGAGCAAATAGGTGCTACTAGTACGGCAAACCTTGATATTGCTGGTGTTTTGCAATATGGTCGCGATCACGGTAAAGTGTTGCGGGACATGACTTTCCAGCAGCGCGGTAACATGATCAAAAAACTGGCGCTGTATCTGGAAAAACGCAAGGCTAAATTCTACGAGATCAGTTATCGTACCGGTGCTACTCGGGCCGACTCCTGGGTAGATATAGAAGGTGGCTTTGGGAACCTATTTGCCAATGCCAGTTTACGTAAGCTTTTCCCAGACCAGAGTTATGCTGTAGAAGGTGATCCTATAGATCTCTCTCGCGGTGGCCGGTTCATGGCGCATCACATTCTCGTACCTCGCAAAGGTGTTGCTGTACATATTAACGCCTTTAATTTCCCAGTTTGGGGAATGTTGGAAAAATGCGCGGTCAACTGGATGGCAGGTATGCCGGCAGTGGTGTTGCCTGCACCACAAACCGCTTTCTTGACAGAAGCTGTCGTGCGTGAGATCATCGCTAGCGGTATCCTACCAGAAGGTGCACTACAATTATTAAGCGGTTTAACCACAAGTGTTCTGGACACGGTAAATTCCACAGACGTTGTCACATTTACGGGTAGTGCAGCCACTGGTAGAAAATTGAAATCACATCCACGATTGCTGGAAGAATCGGTACCATTCACCATGGAAGCCGACTCTTTGAACTCGTCGGTTTTAGGACCTGATGCCGTTCCAGGAACTGCAGAGTTTGACATATTCATCAAGGAAGTGCGCAAGGAAATGACCTCAAAAGCAGGTCAAAAGTGTACGGCGATCCGTAGGATTATGGTGCCAGAAAACCTGATGGAAGATGTGCAAATTGCCTTAGGAAAACAACTTTCCCAAACCGTCATAGGCGATCCTCTATTGCGTGAAACACGCATGGGCGCTATGATTAATAACAATCAGCGTGATACGTTGAAAGAACAAATTCAAAAAATCTCCAAGACTGCCGAAATCGTCTACGGTAACCTCGATGAGGTAGAAATACTGGGTGATCGCGCCCAGAAAGGTGCCTTTATATCGCCCATTTTGATGCGTGAGGACCAGCCATTTAAAAACAATGCTGTTCACGAGGTAGAATGTTTTGGTCCCGTGAGCACGCTCATGCCGTACAAGAATCTAGACGAAGCGATCGAGCTGGCACACATGGGTAAAGGCTCGCTGGTGAGTAGTGTGGTTACTGGAGATGACGCTTTCGCGAAAGTGTACACCATCAACGCCGCATCTTCCCATGGGAGGATTTTGACACTCAACAAAGAAAGCGCTCCACAATCCACAGGTCACGGTTCGCCATTGCCACTATTGGTTCATGGTGGTCCAGGACGTGCTGGCGGTGGCGAGGAAATGGGCGGTTTGCGCGGCATCAAGCATTACATGCAACGTTGTGCCGTTCAAGGAAGTCCAACTTCATTGACTGAAATTACAGGAATTTACCAGCCCAATGGTGCTTATAAGGAAGCCGAAAAGCATCCTTTTGCCTACCATTATGAGGATATCAAGCCTGGAATGTCGTTGGAAACGCACAAACGCACCATCACAAATACGGACATCCAGAATTTTGCAAACCTCACTTGGGACCATTTTTATGCGCATACAGATATTACCAGTCTGGAAGGCAGTATTTTCAAGAAACGCACGGCACATGGTTATTTCATCATAAGTGCGGCCGCAGGACTGTTTGTTTATCCTAATAAAGGACCGGTTTCTGCCAACTATGGTTTGGAAGACATTCGGTTTTTACGACCCTTATACCACAACGACACGATTTATGTGCGTTTGACCTGCAAGGAAAAACGCGAGCGCGACGTTTCAGGTCGCGAGCATCCCAGCGGAATCGTAAAATGGTATGTCGAAGTATTTGATGCAGAACCCGTAGATTATGAAAACGGTAAAACTGATGAGGAAGCCGAATCACTTGTAGCGATTGCCACCATTCTGACCATGGTAGAAAAGAAGCAAGACATATTCAAAGAGATTACAGAGAAGTATATTAAGTCCGCTTTCGCGAAATTGAACTCAGATACCAAACCTCAATGGGGTTCCATGACTCCTCAACATATGGTGGAGCATTTGGAAATGAGCTACCGTATCGCCAGCGGTGAAAAACAAGATTTTGACATCACTACGCCCGATGAGCATTTAGAAAAAGTCGCCGCTACCTTGTGGAATTATGATAAGATGCCTCAAAATCACAAAATGCCGCTCATGAAACAAGACGGTACGCTGGAAGATTTGCAACATGAAAACCTAGAAACTGCTAAGGCAAAAATGCTGGAAGCTCGAAAGGAATATTTAGATTATTTCAAAAAGAATCCAAAAGCAACCACCAAAAATGCTGTTTTTGGAGAACTAAGCAAATATGAATGGACTCTACTAGAGCGTAAACATTTGAATCATCACTTTGAACAGTTCAATATTTCCGCGTAG
- a CDS encoding transferase hexapeptide repeat family protein produces MAIFSFKGHIPVIHESSFVHPLAAVIGNVIIGKNCYVGPSAVIRGDWGEIILEDGVNVQENCTVHMFPGKSIRFAESAHIGHGAVIHGANLGRNCLIGMNSVIMDDAEIGDECIVGAMSFVKAEAVFDPRSLIVGNPAKKIKEVSDEMIAWKTAGTKLYQQLPTDCHETMSEVEPLREIPANRPVQEDFYKTLQEMKKN; encoded by the coding sequence ATGGCAATTTTCAGTTTCAAGGGACACATACCTGTTATTCACGAGAGTTCATTTGTGCATCCGCTGGCGGCGGTGATTGGTAATGTGATCATCGGGAAGAATTGTTATGTAGGACCTAGCGCGGTGATACGTGGCGATTGGGGCGAGATCATTCTGGAAGATGGCGTCAATGTCCAAGAAAATTGCACGGTACATATGTTTCCTGGTAAGAGCATTCGCTTTGCAGAGAGCGCACACATAGGCCACGGTGCCGTGATTCATGGCGCAAATTTGGGTCGCAATTGTCTGATTGGTATGAACAGCGTGATCATGGACGATGCCGAGATAGGTGATGAGTGCATTGTTGGTGCTATGTCCTTTGTCAAGGCCGAAGCGGTCTTTGATCCCAGATCCTTGATCGTAGGCAATCCCGCCAAAAAAATCAAAGAAGTCAGCGACGAGATGATCGCCTGGAAAACCGCTGGCACAAAGCTCTACCAACAACTTCCAACTGATTGTCATGAAACCATGAGTGAAGTCGAACCTCTACGAGAAATCCCAGCTAACCGACCAGTGCAGGAAGATTTTTATAAGACGTTGCAGGAGATGAAGAAGAATTAA